Below is a genomic region from Candidatus Diapherotrites archaeon.
TTTCCAGAACTATCCCCTGGGCGTTGCCGAGAAGGAAAAAACGCGCGCCCTCACGTATGTTCCGGAAATAATGGGCTACATGATAATGTCCATGAAGCTTGTGCCGAACCTTGAGAAGGCGGTCGAGTTTGCCGCCGGCCATGGAAAGGGGAAAATCGCCGATGATTTCCGCGATGCGATCTGGAACGTTCAGATAGGCGTTTTCTCATCGCTGTCCGAAGCTTTGGATGACCTGGCTTTGCGCTGGGGAAAATTTTCCGAAGAATTCAAGCGCTCCATGATGATGGTGCGCGCCTCCGTGCTGGAGGGTTCGGAGGACAAGCGCTTCGAGGTACTGGACAAGACAATGGACATAATCCTGGATTCGGTGCGCGTCAAAATGGAACGGTATGCACGGGATTTGCAGCAGCCCGCAACCATACTGTTCTATCTGGGCGTCATATTGCCGCTGATTCTCGTCATCATACTGCCTGTCGGAAGCGCTTTCACGGGCCAGGCTTTTGCCAGGCCGGAAATACTGGCGTTCATCTACAACCTTGCCCTGCCCGCCCTGACAATTGTTTTTGCGTTCAAGGTAATCAATTCCAGGCCCCCGACTTACGAGCCGCCTGTAATCCCGGACAATTTTCCGTCTCTGCCGCCGAAAGGCAAAATGAAAATCGGCGGGTCGTTTTTTGACATACGGCTTGTGGTGGCAACAATTTTCCTGATCGGCCTGCTCGGCTCGGTTTTCCTTTCAGCGCAGGGCATTCCCCCCAAGTCGATGATTTCCCTGGACGACGTGCAGTTGCTCAAGGCCGACAGGAACAGGGAGGAACTTCTGAAGCAGAAAACCAATTATGAAAACTATTTCAGCGAGGGCGGGCCGCTTTACCTGCAGAAGCTCTCGCAGGGCGTTGCTCCTGAGGCTGCAATGGAACAAGTCAGGCTTGAAGAGCTCAAATTTTATCTTGCGCCGGAAAACGACGTCACGCCGTACAACCTTTTCTTCGGCCTGATAATAACCATCGGACTGTGCTTTTTCATTTTTTTCCATTTTTCAAGCGTTTACAAGTTCGAGGCCCAGCAGAAAATAATGCAGATGGAATCAGAGTTCAAGGATTCGCTGTACATTCTTGCCTCGCGGCTCGGAGAAAACAAGCCGATGGAGGAAGCCTTGCGGCACACAAAGGAGTTTTTGCCCGAACTCACGATTTCCAACCGCGTTTTCGGCCGCACAATGGACAACATAAACCTTTTGGGCATGCCATTGGAGGCGGCTGTGTTCGACAAGACTTATGGCGCGATGCGCGACCTGCCGTCAAAAACAATCGGCAGCGGCATGAAACTGATCGTGGATGCCGTGCAATTGGGCGTCAACGTTGCAGCGCGCACCCTCATTTCTTTCTCATTGCAGCTTTCCAACATGGAGAAAGTGAACAGGCTCCTGAAAGACCTGATAAACGACACAACATCTTCAATGAACACAATGGTGACTTTCGTAATGCCGATCGTCCTTGGCATAACGACCGCGCTGCAGAGGATTGTCCTGAACACTCTCGCAGGAGTCGCGTCAAGCGGAACGATCCAGAATGCCGGTTCGCAGTCGTCTTTGGGTGGGACGCCGCTGGCCGGCTTTTCCGGAATCTCAACCCAGTTCGCAAGCCCGGAAGTTCTGCCATCCCTTGCCACGCCATTGCAGTTCCTTTTCATTATCTCGCTTTATGTCCTGGAAATAACAGTAATCATCACCTATTTCAACACTAAAATCCAGGAAGACAATGACCTGGCGACAAGGCTTGCAATCGCAAAATCCGTGCCCATAGCTTTAAGCGTTTTCATTCTGGCGGTCATTGTTTCCAACATTGTCGTGGGCGGCGCGCTGGCAAGCTGAATGGTGAGTTGAATGGACGAGCGCGGGCAGTATTTTGAGGGCTTCCGGCTTATAGTGGAAGCGGTAATGGCGCTGGCAATCCTTGCGATAATTGTCGGGGCAATATCCTATTTCGAGCAATTGCGGATTGACGTCAGCATCAGCCAGATTGAACAGGGCTTTTTCGACTCGTTCGAGGCATCGGACGGCAGTGTCATAAAAAAATCCGGCCTGGAGATTCCGCAGATGGAGCTTTCCTCGGTTTATTTTGCAAAACAGGTCAACCTCGGCCAGGAATGCATTGAATTCGATTCATCCGGCATTTCGAATTATTCCGTTTTTCCCGGCAGGCACGGCATAAAAATAAATTCTCTGACAAAAGCCGACGTTTTCTTCAAATGCCAGCGCGACACCCTGGGCTGTGACAGCCATTGCACGATCAGCTTCGGCAAAAAGCTTTCCTAGCCGTTCCGCCGGTTCCCTTTTTTACGAAAACGCTTAAATAGTAGTTTCGGGCTTTTACATAGCAAATCAAATGGTTGTTTTCAGGGTGATTTTTTTGGTGCGAAAGTTTTCCATGAACGAAAAAGGCCAG
It encodes:
- a CDS encoding type II secretion system F family protein, coding for MMRKTRDAGDSFSLGRLYRQIPGEDLSEGDLERKLFKKPVPFFVRFCRNIHKAFPSLGRGAKFEKKFAEAISFLGWDLKAEELSAASKIVLLGSVALGFIFVLLAVFSPLRDIFSGIFGPFGLIMSGGFAVIIVLMVSSFFQNYPLGVAEKEKTRALTYVPEIMGYMIMSMKLVPNLEKAVEFAAGHGKGKIADDFRDAIWNVQIGVFSSLSEALDDLALRWGKFSEEFKRSMMMVRASVLEGSEDKRFEVLDKTMDIILDSVRVKMERYARDLQQPATILFYLGVILPLILVIILPVGSAFTGQAFARPEILAFIYNLALPALTIVFAFKVINSRPPTYEPPVIPDNFPSLPPKGKMKIGGSFFDIRLVVATIFLIGLLGSVFLSAQGIPPKSMISLDDVQLLKADRNREELLKQKTNYENYFSEGGPLYLQKLSQGVAPEAAMEQVRLEELKFYLAPENDVTPYNLFFGLIITIGLCFFIFFHFSSVYKFEAQQKIMQMESEFKDSLYILASRLGENKPMEEALRHTKEFLPELTISNRVFGRTMDNINLLGMPLEAAVFDKTYGAMRDLPSKTIGSGMKLIVDAVQLGVNVAARTLISFSLQLSNMEKVNRLLKDLINDTTSSMNTMVTFVMPIVLGITTALQRIVLNTLAGVASSGTIQNAGSQSSLGGTPLAGFSGISTQFASPEVLPSLATPLQFLFIISLYVLEITVIITYFNTKIQEDNDLATRLAIAKSVPIALSVFILAVIVSNIVVGGALAS